A genomic window from Salvia splendens isolate huo1 chromosome 11, SspV2, whole genome shotgun sequence includes:
- the LOC121756315 gene encoding xyloglucan endotransglucosylase/hydrolase protein 9-like: protein MANRAAILAIFAAFALAGLVNSSKFDPLFQPSWAFDHFTSEGEVVHMKLDNHSGAGFSSKSKYLFGKVTVQIKLVAGDSAGTVTAFYMSSEGPYHNEFDFEFLGNKTGEPYLVQTNVYVNGVGNREQRLNLWFDPTKDFHSYSIFWNQRLVVFLVDETPVRVHSNLEHKGIPFPKDQAMGVYSSIWNADDWATQGGLVKTDWSHAPFVASYTGFEINACACPGEVAAADIQKRCSSSAERRYWWDEPTVSELNVHQSHQLVWVRANHMVYDYCSDTARFPATPAECEHHRH from the exons ATGGCAAACCGCGCTGCAATTCTTGCTATTTTCGCCGCATTTGCGTTGGCAGGCCTCGTAAATTCGTCGAAATTCGACCCACTCTTCCAGCCTAGCTGGGCGTTCGATCATTTCACCAGCGAAGGAGAAGTTGTTCACATGAAGCTCGATAATCACTCCG GAGCTGGATTCTCTTCAAAGAGCAAGTACTTGTTTGGAAAAGTCACTGTTCAGATCAAGCTTGTTGCCGGTGATTCCGCTGGAACTGTTACTGCCTTCTAT ATGTCATCTGAAGGGCCTTACCACAATGAGTTTGATTTTGAGTTCTTGGGGAACAAAACTGGGGAGCCTTACCTTGTCCAAACAAATGTGTATGTTAATGGGGTTGGAAACAGAGAGCAAAGGTTGAACCTTTGGTTCGACCCCACCAAGGATTTCCACTCTTACTCCATTTTCTGGAACCAGCGCCTAGTTGt ATTCTTGGTGGATGAGACACCAGTGCGTGTGCACTCAAATTTAGAGCACAAAGGAATCCCATTTCCCAAGGATCAAGCAATGGGAGTCTATAGCTCAATTTGGAATGCTGATGATTGGGCCACACAGGGCGGTTTGGTGAAGACGGACTGGTCCCACGCGCCCTTCGTCGCGTCCTACACGGGCTTCGAGATCAACGCGTGCGCGTGCCCGGGCGAGGTGGCGGCCGCCGACATCCAGAAGAGGTGCAGCAGCAGCGCCGAGAGGCGGTACTGGTGGGATGAGCCCACCGTGTCGGAGCTCAACGTACACCAGAGCCACCAGTTGGTGTGGGTGAGGGCGAATCATATGGTGTATGATTACTGCTCTGACACGGCGAGGTTTCCCGCCACACCAGCCGAGTGCGAGCACCACCGACActag